The genomic interval ATCTGCATACGCACGGCTTTTCCATCGTTGCCACCGAGGGCACTGCCCGTGAGATCGAGGCCTGGGGCATCCCCGCGACAGCGGTGGAGGAGATCACCGGTCAACCGGCTATGATGGATGGGCGCATAAAGACGGCGGATATGCGGATATTCGGGCCCATCCTGGCTGACAAGGACAAGCCGGAGCATCTGCGGGACCTGGAGCGATTGGAGCAGGAGCCTATTGACCTGGTTGTAGTGAATCTCTACCCCTTCCCGGAGATGCTGCACCAAGGGCTGTCCAGGGAAGAGATGTTGGAATACATTGATGTGGGCGGGCCCAGCCTGCTGCGGGCGGCGGCGAAAAACTCCCGCCACGTACTGGTTCTGTGCCGACCTGAGCAGTATCCCCGCTTTCAGCAGCTGTACGATGAATATGGCGACGACATTCCCCTGGCATACCGTCAGGCACTGGCGGCTGAGGTTTTCCACCACACCGCCACCTACGATCACCTGATTGGAGAGTATTTCTCTCTCGCAGCAGAAGGTCCGCCGCCGACCATTCATATTCATGCTGAGCTCCACCAATCGCTGCGTTACGGAGAGAATCCCCATCAGCAGGCGGGTTTTTACTTAAGCCCGGGCCAGGAGCCGCCCTGGAAGCAGCTCCAGGGCAAGGAGCTCTCCTATAATAACTACACTGATATCGAGACGGCTGGCCAGATCGTGGCCGAGTTTGACCGCCCGGCGGCCGCGATTGTTAAACATGCCAATCCCTGCGGTTTCGGACTGGGGGAGACGCCGGAGCAGGCCTACCGGAAGGCCTTGGCCACTGATCCGGTGAGCAGTTACGGCGGTGTAGTCGGATTCAATCGGCCGGTAGATGCAGTCGCCGCTCGATCCCTGACGGATATCTTTCTGGAGTGCATTATTGCGCCGTCATTTACCCCTGAGGCACTGGCACTACTGAAGAAAAAGAAGAACCTGCGCCTGTTGGAAGCTGTCCCCGGGGAACCTCCGACACCTATCTGGGGTATCAGAACAGTGGCCGGTGGCTACCTGGTACAGGAGCGGGATAAATTCCAGGGCGAGGATAGCTGGGAAGTTGTTAGCAGGAAGAAACCGACCCCCGAAGAAATGCAGGCCATGCGCCTGGGCTGGAAATTGGTTAGATTTGTGAAGTCAAATGCGATTATATTTGCCGGCCTTGACCAGCTGCTAGGAATTGGTGCGGGCCAGATGTCGCGGGTAGATGCTGTTATTTTGGCGGGCATGAAGGCGGGTAAGGCGAATTTAGATCTGAGCGGTGCTGCTATGGCTTCGGATGCCTTTTTCCCTTTCGCCGATGGAATCGAGGAAGCAGCCCGGTTGGGGATTAGCGCAGTGATCCAGCCCGGCGGCAGCATTCGAGACGCGGAAGTGATCGCGGCGGCCAATGAGCACAACATGGCAATGATTTTTACGCACAAACGACATTTTCGACATTAAGGGTAGCACTTTTATGGCACGGGGCAATCAGTCAAAGTTTAGCTATTCGAATCTGTTCTCGATGGACATTGCCATCGATCTGGGGACCGCTAATACTCTTATCTGGGTAAAGGGGCGGGGAATCATGATTAACGAGCCCTCCATCGTGGCTAAGACAGTGAACAGCGGTAAAGTGATCGCCGTAGGCCAGGAAGCCAAGGAGATGCTCGGTAAGACCCACCACAATCTTGTGACCGTGCGGCCCTTGAAGGATGGCGTTATTGCCGACTTCCAGATGGCTGATGGCATGATC from Candidatus Neomarinimicrobiota bacterium carries:
- the purH gene encoding bifunctional phosphoribosylaminoimidazolecarboxamide formyltransferase/IMP cyclohydrolase, which produces MKRAFISVWDKSGLEELARYLHTHGFSIVATEGTAREIEAWGIPATAVEEITGQPAMMDGRIKTADMRIFGPILADKDKPEHLRDLERLEQEPIDLVVVNLYPFPEMLHQGLSREEMLEYIDVGGPSLLRAAAKNSRHVLVLCRPEQYPRFQQLYDEYGDDIPLAYRQALAAEVFHHTATYDHLIGEYFSLAAEGPPPTIHIHAELHQSLRYGENPHQQAGFYLSPGQEPPWKQLQGKELSYNNYTDIETAGQIVAEFDRPAAAIVKHANPCGFGLGETPEQAYRKALATDPVSSYGGVVGFNRPVDAVAARSLTDIFLECIIAPSFTPEALALLKKKKNLRLLEAVPGEPPTPIWGIRTVAGGYLVQERDKFQGEDSWEVVSRKKPTPEEMQAMRLGWKLVRFVKSNAIIFAGLDQLLGIGAGQMSRVDAVILAGMKAGKANLDLSGAAMASDAFFPFADGIEEAARLGISAVIQPGGSIRDAEVIAAANEHNMAMIFTHKRHFRH